A stretch of Acidimicrobiales bacterium DNA encodes these proteins:
- a CDS encoding sugar transferase, translating into MSEFSVTQSSTIHVVDDLVVTGDRKRSLYERHLKRAIDVVGAATLILLTAPLAALVALGVAMTLGRPVVFRQTRVTKGGQSFTMLKFRSMKPENKPLAPGQYHAPRDDPRHTRFGQLIRRLSLDELPQLWNVLRGDMSLIGPRPELPAVVKAFDLADHPRHQVRAGMTGPWQVSEYRNGYVHMNVHVDAEYVGDLTFRRDVEIVLRTIGLFFGLGHEALPTEIAMPPELRPTSSEPLRVLHVLEPAIAGVPAYVEKLGRELSDRGIEQVVLTSDTQTWEFADWPTKVVRVPWKRRPRDAKAVSLEMRRIVRDENIHLVHAHATFAGVASRLKRLDVPVIYQPHGWGHLSTRRTVVKKMVQTIERRLDRRTHTLLTLSEHEEAEAPKARTTERVRPIVNLAGFEPMAEVDRIEARLEVGWAKDERIHVCVGELSHRKNQLALAQAWKRHAGERDRLVFIGDGALRAQIEHLSSDRIQLLGWRNDIARLMGAADSLVVPSLGEGFSLVILEALATGLPVFSTSIGGTEIIAMDDGRVVTTPEEVVRAAIASPLPDGDHDERIARAQRHQSAASLETVADEFIEIYAKAVGREQDIVDLTELEPTNDRSTSQSSQ; encoded by the coding sequence ATGTCCGAGTTTTCCGTCACACAGTCGAGCACCATCCACGTGGTCGATGATCTCGTCGTCACCGGCGACCGGAAGCGCTCCCTCTACGAGCGTCACCTCAAGCGCGCCATCGATGTCGTGGGCGCGGCGACGCTCATCCTGCTGACGGCCCCGCTCGCCGCCCTCGTCGCCCTCGGCGTCGCGATGACCCTCGGCCGCCCGGTGGTCTTCCGCCAGACGCGGGTCACCAAGGGCGGCCAGTCCTTCACCATGCTCAAGTTCCGGTCCATGAAGCCGGAGAACAAGCCGCTGGCCCCGGGCCAGTACCACGCCCCGCGTGATGATCCCCGCCACACCCGCTTCGGCCAGCTGATCCGGCGCCTCTCGCTCGACGAACTCCCCCAGCTGTGGAACGTCCTGCGCGGTGACATGAGCCTCATCGGCCCCCGCCCGGAGCTGCCCGCGGTCGTCAAGGCGTTCGACCTCGCCGACCATCCCCGCCATCAGGTGCGGGCCGGCATGACCGGGCCCTGGCAGGTCTCGGAGTACCGCAACGGCTACGTGCACATGAACGTCCACGTCGACGCCGAGTACGTGGGCGATCTCACCTTCCGGCGCGACGTCGAGATCGTGTTGCGGACCATCGGCCTCTTCTTCGGGCTGGGCCACGAGGCACTCCCGACCGAGATCGCGATGCCGCCCGAGCTGCGGCCCACCTCGAGCGAGCCGCTCCGGGTCCTCCACGTGCTCGAGCCCGCCATCGCCGGCGTGCCCGCCTATGTCGAGAAGCTCGGTCGCGAGCTCTCGGACCGGGGCATCGAGCAGGTCGTGCTCACCAGCGACACCCAGACCTGGGAGTTCGCCGACTGGCCCACCAAGGTCGTGCGCGTGCCGTGGAAGCGGCGTCCCCGCGATGCCAAAGCCGTGTCGCTCGAGATGCGTCGGATCGTGCGCGACGAGAACATCCATCTCGTCCACGCCCACGCCACCTTCGCCGGGGTCGCCTCCCGACTGAAGCGCCTCGACGTGCCCGTGATCTACCAGCCCCACGGGTGGGGACATCTCTCCACCCGCCGCACCGTCGTGAAGAAGATGGTGCAGACCATCGAGCGCCGGCTCGACCGGCGGACCCACACGCTCCTCACGCTCTCCGAGCACGAGGAGGCGGAGGCCCCGAAGGCCCGCACCACCGAACGGGTGCGTCCGATCGTCAACCTCGCCGGCTTCGAGCCCATGGCCGAGGTGGACCGCATCGAGGCTCGCCTCGAGGTCGGCTGGGCCAAGGACGAGCGCATCCACGTGTGCGTCGGTGAGCTCAGCCACCGCAAGAACCAGCTTGCGCTCGCCCAGGCGTGGAAGCGTCACGCCGGCGAACGCGACCGGCTCGTGTTCATCGGCGACGGTGCGCTGCGCGCCCAGATCGAACACCTGTCCAGCGATCGCATCCAGCTGCTCGGCTGGCGCAACGACATCGCCCGCCTGATGGGCGCGGCCGACTCCCTCGTCGTGCCGTCGCTCGGCGAAGGCTTCAGCCTCGTCATCCTCGAAGCGCTCGCCACCGGGCTTCCCGTCTTCTCCACCTCGATCGGCGGCACCGAGATCATCGCGATGGACGACGGTCGCGTCGTCACCACCCCCGAGGAGGTCGTGCGGGCGGCCATCGCCTCACCGCTCCCCGACGGTGACCACGACGAGCGCATCGCGAGGGCACAGCGCCACCAGAGCGCGGCGTCGCTCGAGACCGTCGCCGACGAGTTCATCGAGATCTACGCCAAGGCCGTGGGCCGCGAACAGGACATCGTGGATCTCACCGAACTCGAGCCGACAAACGACCGGTCGACGAGCCAGTCCTCGCAGTAG
- a CDS encoding toll/interleukin-1 receptor domain-containing protein produces the protein MARVFVSYRRADGRLAVDWLAERLSALDAIDGVESAFHDAALRIGDNFPAALEKEIADCKIVMVVIGPEWAGHREDGSARIRDEDDWVVREIRAAFEQGKEVLPVVIGGTTPPLAADLHPDIAGLSDIHGLPLTSKEDLDAIVEQIAEMFRVEDHDAAKVAGLEEPVVVPDLASRRTLVSLIAAGAAVGGSLAAISAYLGDVDADTAGSFASTDAYAIYGVLLVLYGAFGGAVIPVGALLSYRIVRQSRVRWRDLALGALVVGAVPALVLTLTSSSHVILGSEATALPYGTWRAAGNVAAIVVTLACWVIAAGAGIYAEPDAERHEIGRRVAHLAVLRDAERWAILVGTGILTIGTTVSISLEAARAQSSSHEISAVDIIAVPLILAAVIVLLHRWALTAMAETQAAIEREAATIVEPYASNATGQLAAEPLADGGWGFRLVLALPVVAAVVGVMIATGWP, from the coding sequence ATGGCCAGGGTGTTCGTGAGTTATCGCCGCGCCGATGGCCGACTCGCCGTCGACTGGCTCGCCGAGCGGCTGAGCGCGCTGGACGCGATCGACGGGGTGGAGTCCGCGTTCCACGACGCCGCGCTCCGCATCGGCGACAACTTCCCGGCGGCGCTCGAGAAGGAGATCGCGGACTGCAAGATCGTGATGGTCGTGATCGGGCCGGAGTGGGCCGGACACCGCGAGGACGGGAGCGCCCGGATCCGCGACGAGGACGACTGGGTCGTGCGCGAGATCCGCGCCGCCTTCGAGCAGGGCAAAGAGGTGCTTCCCGTCGTCATCGGCGGGACGACTCCCCCGCTCGCGGCGGACCTCCATCCCGACATCGCGGGCCTCAGCGACATCCACGGGCTGCCGCTGACCTCGAAGGAGGACCTCGACGCCATCGTCGAGCAGATCGCCGAGATGTTCCGGGTGGAGGACCACGATGCCGCGAAGGTGGCGGGGCTCGAGGAGCCGGTCGTGGTGCCGGACCTCGCGAGCCGGCGCACCCTCGTGTCGCTGATCGCCGCGGGTGCCGCCGTCGGTGGTTCGCTGGCGGCGATCTCCGCCTATCTGGGCGACGTGGACGCCGACACGGCAGGGTCCTTCGCCTCGACGGATGCCTACGCGATCTACGGCGTGCTGCTCGTGCTCTACGGGGCGTTCGGCGGGGCGGTCATCCCCGTGGGTGCCCTGTTGTCGTACCGGATCGTGCGCCAGTCACGGGTGCGCTGGCGCGACCTCGCCCTCGGCGCGCTCGTCGTCGGTGCCGTGCCCGCGCTCGTGCTCACGCTGACGAGCAGCAGCCATGTGATCCTCGGCAGTGAGGCGACGGCACTGCCCTACGGCACGTGGCGGGCCGCGGGCAATGTCGCCGCCATCGTGGTGACGCTCGCCTGCTGGGTGATCGCGGCGGGCGCCGGGATCTACGCCGAGCCGGATGCGGAACGCCACGAGATCGGTCGTCGCGTCGCTCACCTCGCCGTTCTGCGAGATGCCGAGCGCTGGGCGATCCTCGTCGGCACGGGCATCCTCACGATCGGGACGACGGTGAGCATCAGCCTGGAGGCCGCTCGCGCCCAGAGCAGCTCCCACGAGATCAGCGCGGTCGACATCATCGCGGTACCGCTGATCCTGGCGGCCGTGATCGTGTTGCTGCACCGCTGGGCGCTCACGGCAATGGCCGAGACCCAGGCGGCCATCGAGCGCGAAGCGGCGACGATCGTGGAGCCCTACGCCTCCAACGCAACAGGTCAACTGGCAGCAGAACCGCTCGCCGACGGCGGTTGGGGATTCCGGCTGGTGCTGGCGTTGCCGGTCGTGGCCGCGGTCGTCGGCGTGATGATCGCAACCGGCTGGCCCTGA
- a CDS encoding acyltransferase family protein, protein MSERGAHRADLQGLRGVAVLLVVLYHAGRVVPGGFLGVDVFFVLSGFVIGASILREADRTGTMSLGNFYARRVRRILPAAAVLSVVTLLVFAVVMSPFGNQQVMAKTSASASVWLSNMALATADGAGYFDTGSEENPFLHTWSLGVEEQFYLFLPIAMVLIFATLARRPGATERRIQIVLGTVAAGSLLLSIALVDLGLSVPVVDIDPTTLAFYLPFSRFWELLAGVLLATSVLATREVHARWHLLAGVGGIALLVLASFGYDEFTEFPGLASVPPVVATLLIIWAGTAAGGPFARTLSAAPLRFLGDNSYAWYLWHWPAVVLAALLWSDSRTTLLIAAALSLLPAVVSTNFLEQPLRRNQSIVGRRAFGLAVVCVGVPLVLAIVVLAGAGQRWGLDEPVGWDDIPVARDAGCHVTDVASDFSFDAADCIFEAPGGGDDLVVVLGDSHASSLASAVIAAAHPRGFDVGVWSGSGCPYILDVGPNRQFDDCRGWVDAASELVAERQPSVVVIANRSTIYTHPTVGEPENAVHRLSTSSSDPSGSRDEALALWSAGMEATVAELEAGGARVVVFGMVPEFWPDFVDRYSLARPDLDPVMTRSELDERQTDVDAATLAGLPDTAAFVDPTDTICPTFPCRPTDDAGWLYYDPDHLNERGSRLLADEVGAALDAVLS, encoded by the coding sequence GTGAGTGAGCGAGGGGCACATCGGGCGGATCTCCAGGGCCTGCGCGGCGTCGCGGTCCTCCTCGTGGTGCTCTACCACGCGGGCCGGGTCGTGCCGGGCGGGTTCCTGGGCGTCGACGTGTTCTTCGTGCTGTCCGGCTTCGTGATCGGGGCAAGCATCCTGCGCGAGGCGGACCGCACGGGAACGATGAGCCTCGGCAACTTCTACGCCCGTCGGGTGCGGCGGATCCTGCCGGCTGCCGCGGTGCTCAGCGTGGTCACGCTGCTGGTGTTCGCCGTCGTGATGAGTCCGTTCGGGAACCAGCAGGTGATGGCCAAGACCTCGGCCTCCGCGTCCGTCTGGTTGTCGAACATGGCGCTGGCGACCGCCGACGGAGCCGGCTACTTCGACACCGGCTCGGAGGAGAACCCGTTCCTGCACACCTGGTCGCTCGGCGTCGAGGAGCAGTTCTACCTCTTCCTCCCGATCGCGATGGTCCTCATCTTCGCCACCCTCGCCCGCCGCCCCGGCGCCACGGAGCGGCGCATCCAGATCGTGCTCGGCACGGTCGCCGCCGGGTCGCTGCTGCTCAGCATCGCCCTCGTCGACCTCGGGCTGTCGGTGCCGGTGGTGGACATCGACCCCACCACGTTGGCGTTCTACCTGCCGTTCAGCCGGTTCTGGGAGCTGCTCGCCGGCGTCCTGCTCGCCACCTCGGTGTTGGCCACCCGCGAGGTCCACGCCCGCTGGCACCTGCTCGCCGGCGTGGGCGGCATCGCCCTGCTGGTCCTGGCATCGTTCGGCTACGACGAGTTCACCGAGTTCCCCGGGCTCGCGTCCGTCCCGCCGGTCGTCGCGACCCTCCTCATCATCTGGGCGGGCACGGCCGCCGGCGGCCCGTTCGCGCGGACGTTGAGCGCGGCCCCGCTGCGCTTCCTCGGCGACAACTCCTACGCCTGGTACCTCTGGCACTGGCCCGCCGTGGTCCTCGCCGCCCTGCTCTGGAGCGACAGCCGCACGACCCTGCTGATCGCCGCTGCTCTCTCGCTGCTGCCGGCCGTCGTGAGCACGAACTTCCTCGAACAGCCGCTGCGCCGCAACCAGTCGATCGTGGGCCGCCGGGCCTTCGGGCTCGCCGTGGTCTGCGTCGGCGTGCCCCTCGTGCTCGCCATCGTCGTGTTGGCCGGAGCCGGGCAGCGATGGGGGCTCGACGAGCCGGTGGGCTGGGACGACATCCCCGTCGCCCGCGACGCCGGCTGCCATGTCACCGACGTGGCCAGCGACTTCTCGTTCGACGCGGCGGATTGCATCTTCGAGGCGCCCGGAGGCGGCGACGATCTCGTGGTGGTGCTCGGCGACTCCCATGCCTCGTCGCTGGCGTCGGCCGTGATCGCTGCCGCCCATCCCCGTGGCTTCGATGTCGGCGTGTGGAGTGGCAGCGGCTGTCCCTACATCCTCGACGTCGGGCCGAATCGCCAGTTCGACGACTGCCGCGGGTGGGTCGATGCCGCGTCCGAGCTCGTCGCGGAACGGCAACCGTCCGTCGTGGTCATCGCCAACCGGTCCACGATCTACACCCATCCGACGGTGGGCGAACCCGAGAACGCCGTCCACCGGCTCTCCACCTCGTCGAGCGACCCCTCCGGTTCGCGGGACGAGGCGTTGGCCCTCTGGTCGGCCGGTATGGAGGCCACGGTGGCCGAGCTCGAGGCCGGTGGGGCGCGGGTCGTCGTGTTCGGCATGGTGCCGGAGTTCTGGCCCGACTTCGTCGATCGGTACTCGCTGGCCCGCCCGGACCTCGACCCCGTCATGACCCGTTCGGAGCTGGACGAACGCCAGACCGACGTCGACGCCGCGACCCTCGCCGGTCTCCCGGACACGGCGGCGTTCGTCGACCCGACCGACACGATCTGCCCGACGTTCCCCTGCCGGCCGACCGACGACGCCGGTTGGCTCTACTACGACCCCGACCATCTCAACGAGCGGGGCAGCCGCCTGCTCGCCGATGAGGTGGGCGCGGCGCTCGACGCCGTCCTGTCCTGA
- a CDS encoding RNA polymerase sigma factor: MTPPPPDADDLRLVVDRHAAAVYRVARSIVHDPALADDVVQETMLKAWRNSPVGPGEEIPRNWLLKVARNTAISLLRTRRDELHGPDTMPEGSAGASTTRQVEGRAQLDDLWEAMQHLDEDARALIVLKEVDGLSYEEIAQTLDLPLPTVKTRLFRARKALKDAMKEWR, translated from the coding sequence ATGACCCCTCCGCCCCCCGACGCCGACGATCTCCGGCTCGTGGTCGACCGCCACGCGGCTGCGGTCTACCGCGTGGCCCGTTCGATCGTGCACGACCCGGCCCTCGCCGACGACGTCGTGCAGGAGACGATGCTGAAGGCGTGGCGCAACTCCCCGGTCGGACCGGGCGAGGAGATCCCCCGCAACTGGCTCCTCAAGGTGGCCCGCAACACGGCGATCTCGCTCCTGCGCACCCGCCGCGACGAGCTGCACGGCCCGGACACGATGCCCGAGGGCTCCGCCGGCGCGTCGACCACCCGGCAGGTGGAGGGCCGGGCCCAACTCGACGACCTGTGGGAAGCGATGCAGCACCTCGACGAGGATGCCCGCGCCCTGATCGTGCTCAAGGAAGTGGACGGCCTCTCCTACGAGGAGATCGCCCAGACCCTCGACCTGCCCCTGCCGACCGTCAAGACCCGACTCTTCCGGGCTCGCAAGGCCTTGAAGGACGCAATGAAGGAGTGGCGATGA
- a CDS encoding peptidylprolyl isomerase → MTTDKRARQKENRANRVAAAQAAAARARRRSRIMTYGGLLVAGVVAVLVVAVLLRDDEPDATDAGGSTVEGFDDGTGVDETPDPVAPTTTVDLGPGWDEEAPTSACPPAEGAVDRVVAFDGLPPLCIDPAGQYTATVDTSAGEFTIELDAARAPATVNSFVFLSRYRYYEGVSFHRIIPGFVIQGGDAVGNPPGTGGPGYSFPDELPEEGEYEIGSVAMANSGPNTNGSQFFVVTGESGAALPPDYNLFGTVVAGLDVVSEIEAAGTASGVPSEDIVINTVTITES, encoded by the coding sequence GTGACCACGGACAAGCGAGCACGTCAGAAGGAGAACCGGGCGAACCGCGTGGCTGCGGCCCAGGCAGCCGCGGCGAGAGCCCGGCGCCGGAGCCGGATCATGACCTATGGCGGGCTGCTCGTCGCCGGCGTGGTCGCGGTGCTCGTGGTGGCGGTGCTGCTGCGCGACGACGAGCCCGACGCGACGGACGCCGGCGGGAGCACGGTCGAGGGGTTCGACGACGGCACCGGCGTGGACGAGACCCCCGACCCGGTCGCGCCGACCACGACGGTCGACCTCGGGCCCGGGTGGGACGAGGAGGCTCCGACATCGGCGTGTCCGCCGGCCGAGGGGGCCGTCGATCGGGTGGTTGCGTTCGACGGGCTCCCGCCGCTGTGCATCGATCCCGCCGGCCAGTACACGGCGACGGTCGACACCAGCGCGGGTGAGTTCACCATCGAGCTGGACGCGGCGCGGGCACCGGCGACCGTCAACAGCTTCGTGTTTCTCTCCCGCTACCGGTACTACGAGGGCGTCTCGTTCCACCGGATCATCCCCGGCTTCGTGATCCAGGGCGGCGACGCCGTCGGTAATCCGCCGGGCACCGGAGGCCCCGGCTATTCCTTCCCGGACGAGCTCCCCGAGGAAGGCGAGTACGAGATCGGGTCCGTGGCCATGGCGAACTCGGGGCCCAACACCAACGGCAGCCAGTTCTTCGTGGTCACGGGCGAGTCGGGCGCGGCGTTGCCGCCCGACTACAACCTGTTCGGCACGGTCGTCGCCGGGCTCGACGTGGTGAGCGAGATCGAGGCGGCCGGAACGGCGTCGGGCGTTCCCTCCGAGGACATCGTCATCAACACGGTGACGATCACGGAGTCGTGA
- the aat gene encoding leucyl/phenylalanyl-tRNA--protein transferase, translated as MPVEPPPTPWQFPDVDEVDETGLIGVGADNEPGTILAAYRAGLFPMPVEADALMGWWSPDPRGVLPLDRLKVSRSLRRSMRDFEIRVDHDFAAVLDACADPSRPHGWIDGSIRDAYLTLHELGWVHSVESWQDGRLVGGLYGVALGGLFAGESMFHRVRDASKVALVALVEALDDGIDRLVDVQWRTPHLASLGAVEWPRSRYLAGLPHLLAQPAATVFSSGQHTIPGA; from the coding sequence GTGCCGGTCGAACCACCGCCGACGCCCTGGCAGTTCCCCGATGTCGACGAGGTCGACGAGACGGGGCTGATCGGCGTCGGAGCCGACAACGAGCCGGGGACGATCCTCGCGGCCTACCGGGCGGGCTTGTTCCCCATGCCGGTCGAGGCGGACGCCCTCATGGGCTGGTGGTCACCCGACCCGCGCGGCGTACTGCCCCTCGATCGCCTCAAGGTGAGTCGTTCGCTGCGTCGCTCGATGCGTGACTTCGAAATCCGCGTCGACCACGATTTCGCCGCCGTGCTCGACGCCTGCGCGGACCCGTCGCGGCCCCACGGCTGGATCGACGGTTCGATCCGCGACGCCTACCTCACCCTGCACGAGCTCGGCTGGGTCCACAGTGTCGAGTCCTGGCAGGACGGCCGGCTGGTCGGCGGTCTCTACGGCGTGGCGCTGGGCGGGCTCTTCGCCGGCGAGTCCATGTTCCATCGGGTGCGCGATGCGTCGAAGGTGGCCCTCGTGGCGCTGGTGGAAGCGCTCGACGACGGCATCGACCGGCTCGTCGACGTGCAGTGGCGCACCCCGCATCTCGCCTCGCTCGGCGCGGTCGAGTGGCCCCGCAGCCGCTATCTTGCCGGTCTGCCGCATCTGCTCGCGCAACCCGCTGCCACCGTGTTCTCGAGCGGACAACATACGATCCCTGGGGCTTGA
- a CDS encoding GGDEF domain-containing protein, whose translation MSDLRMDITTGIGIAGAGAGILAAVTGRRKVALVAAVGAAVAAAAARRDAQAAADLERRVASMNEQIRQLENAVAAQVQSRMVAEEAVKSLSGQLTDAERRAGDTSMPLIISDDGTSSEGLTDSETGLFNHDYFLVALDSRIAAARRHLRPVAVALLDIVEGREGDARPSADARMIANALRETLRESDTATRLHDGRFGVVLEDTPENGAIWTMERLRRRLAEDNPDLTLWAGVACYPAHAFDVGALIDRADAALESAREWHQDRIEVATAD comes from the coding sequence ATGAGTGATCTGCGCATGGACATCACGACGGGCATCGGAATCGCCGGAGCCGGCGCGGGGATTCTCGCGGCCGTGACCGGCCGCCGGAAGGTCGCCCTCGTCGCTGCCGTCGGCGCCGCGGTCGCGGCCGCAGCCGCCCGCCGCGACGCCCAGGCCGCCGCCGATCTCGAACGTCGGGTCGCCTCCATGAACGAGCAGATCCGCCAGCTCGAGAACGCCGTCGCCGCCCAGGTCCAGAGCCGCATGGTCGCCGAGGAAGCCGTGAAGAGCCTCAGCGGTCAGCTCACCGACGCCGAGCGACGCGCCGGCGACACCTCCATGCCGCTGATCATCTCCGACGACGGCACGTCGTCGGAGGGCCTCACCGATTCGGAGACCGGCCTCTTCAATCACGACTACTTCCTCGTGGCGTTGGACAGCCGCATCGCCGCCGCCCGTCGCCATCTCCGTCCCGTCGCCGTCGCCCTGCTCGACATCGTCGAGGGCCGCGAGGGCGACGCCCGACCGTCCGCCGACGCCCGCATGATCGCCAACGCGCTACGCGAGACCCTTCGCGAGTCCGACACGGCAACCCGTCTTCACGACGGCCGCTTCGGCGTCGTCCTCGAGGACACACCGGAGAACGGTGCCATCTGGACGATGGAACGCCTCCGTCGCCGTCTCGCCGAGGACAACCCGGATCTCACCCTCTGGGCCGGCGTCGCCTGCTATCCGGCCCACGCCTTCGACGTCGGCGCCCTCATCGACCGGGCCGATGCCGCGCTCGAATCCGCCCGCGAGTGGCACCAGGACCGCATCGAAGTCGCCACCGCGGACTGA
- a CDS encoding acyl-CoA dehydrogenase family protein, producing MDHDVLDRIEQSGPLFAERAAEAEEAGRLTDDVVARLKDSGLVRLLQPADFGGYEADPRDFLTAAMDVGTWCPAAGWVSGVVGVHPWELALQDERVQEEVWGDDPDTWIASPYSPGGIATPVDGGYQVTGHWNFSSGTDLCTWIVLGARLQNDEGQVVGALHIMLPRSDYEVVEDSWNVSGLEGTGSKDIAVTDMFVPTYRTIDVVKVLNGQAFEESSRSQPLYKMPWSSLFPSAVTAGVIGIAEGVLKSAVDYQRDRVSAVGVAQATDPHTRATIGEAASEIRGARAQLLYNAGELYDAVRAGHDISIEQRVACRRDQVRVAWRAAEAADKVFAICGGNSIRLDNPVQRFWRGMHAGLHHGILVRGHIYDAAAGMLWGEPPSGPAGMTI from the coding sequence ATGGATCACGATGTTCTCGACCGGATCGAGCAGTCCGGTCCGCTGTTCGCCGAACGCGCCGCGGAGGCCGAGGAGGCGGGTCGCCTCACCGACGACGTCGTCGCGCGGTTGAAGGACAGCGGGCTCGTCCGCCTGCTCCAACCGGCGGACTTCGGTGGCTACGAGGCCGACCCGCGCGACTTCCTGACCGCGGCGATGGACGTGGGTACCTGGTGCCCGGCGGCCGGCTGGGTGTCCGGCGTCGTCGGGGTCCACCCGTGGGAGCTCGCGCTCCAGGACGAACGTGTCCAGGAGGAAGTGTGGGGCGACGACCCGGACACGTGGATCGCCTCGCCGTACTCCCCGGGAGGCATCGCGACCCCGGTGGACGGCGGCTACCAGGTCACCGGGCACTGGAATTTCTCCTCCGGCACCGACCTGTGCACCTGGATCGTCCTCGGCGCTCGCCTGCAGAACGACGAGGGTCAGGTGGTGGGGGCGCTGCACATCATGCTCCCCCGATCCGACTACGAGGTCGTCGAGGACAGCTGGAACGTCTCGGGCCTCGAGGGCACCGGCAGCAAGGACATCGCCGTCACGGACATGTTCGTGCCCACGTATCGCACGATCGACGTGGTGAAGGTGCTCAACGGCCAGGCGTTCGAGGAGTCCAGCCGCAGCCAGCCGCTCTACAAGATGCCGTGGTCGTCGTTGTTCCCGAGCGCCGTGACCGCCGGCGTCATCGGTATCGCCGAAGGCGTGCTGAAGAGCGCAGTCGACTACCAGCGCGACCGGGTCAGCGCGGTGGGTGTCGCGCAGGCGACCGACCCCCACACCCGAGCGACGATCGGCGAGGCGGCGTCGGAGATCCGGGGCGCCCGGGCCCAGCTGCTCTACAACGCCGGCGAGCTCTACGACGCCGTGCGGGCCGGTCACGACATCTCGATCGAACAACGGGTGGCGTGTCGGCGCGACCAGGTGCGCGTGGCGTGGCGCGCCGCGGAGGCGGCCGACAAGGTGTTCGCCATCTGTGGCGGCAACTCGATCCGCCTCGACAACCCGGTCCAACGGTTCTGGCGGGGCATGCACGCCGGCCTGCACCACGGGATCCTCGTGCGGGGCCACATCTACGATGCCGCCGCCGGAATGCTGTGGGGCGAGCCGCCGAGCGGCCCGGCCGGCATGACGATCTGA
- a CDS encoding alpha/beta fold hydrolase, producing the protein MTDLTAQNTTRTIETPDGELHYHEAGDGPPLVLLHGSGPGVSAWANFGDNLASFAGHFRTLALDLPGFGRSYEPDTPAPLHGPTAVVAFLDALGIDRAPIVGNSLGGNIAARVAADHPARVSRLVTMGGVGVPIFSPLPSEGISRLVDFVEDPTRSRLVEWMRTMVYDPAMLTDDFVEQRWQVASTPEALEGIRRIYSREMLGVLRDMMLDNTETFALLRRIEAPTLVTWGRDDRVTPLDGFLAPMRLIRNAELHVFPDCGHWAMLERKDDWERVVLSFLTRDGD; encoded by the coding sequence ATGACGGACCTGACCGCGCAGAACACCACCCGCACCATCGAGACGCCGGACGGCGAGCTCCACTACCACGAGGCCGGCGACGGGCCGCCGCTCGTGCTGCTCCACGGCTCCGGCCCCGGCGTGAGTGCCTGGGCCAACTTCGGCGACAATCTCGCCTCGTTCGCCGGTCATTTCCGCACGCTGGCCCTCGACCTCCCGGGGTTCGGTCGCTCGTACGAACCCGACACCCCGGCGCCGTTGCACGGCCCCACCGCCGTCGTCGCGTTCCTCGATGCGCTCGGCATCGACCGTGCGCCCATTGTCGGCAACTCGCTCGGCGGCAACATCGCGGCCCGGGTCGCTGCCGACCACCCGGCTCGGGTCTCCCGGCTGGTGACGATGGGCGGCGTCGGCGTCCCGATCTTCAGCCCCCTGCCGTCGGAAGGCATCAGCCGCCTCGTCGACTTCGTCGAGGATCCGACCCGCAGCCGGCTGGTCGAGTGGATGCGCACGATGGTCTACGACCCGGCAATGCTCACCGACGACTTCGTCGAGCAGCGGTGGCAGGTGGCCAGCACACCGGAGGCCCTCGAAGGAATCCGCCGGATCTACAGCCGCGAGATGCTCGGCGTGCTGCGCGACATGATGCTCGACAACACCGAGACGTTCGCCCTGCTCCGCCGCATCGAGGCGCCGACGCTGGTGACCTGGGGGCGCGACGATCGCGTCACCCCGCTCGACGGATTCCTCGCCCCGATGCGGCTGATCCGCAACGCCGAACTCCACGTCTTCCCCGACTGCGGCCACTGGGCGATGCTCGAACGCAAGGACGACTGGGAGCGGGTCGTGCTGTCGTTCCTGACCCGGGACGGGGACTGA